Proteins encoded together in one Miscanthus floridulus cultivar M001 chromosome 16, ASM1932011v1, whole genome shotgun sequence window:
- the LOC136513691 gene encoding FCS-Like Zinc finger 10-like, with translation MLLRRVAADDGSCAGVGVGVGAGRPRLFAVPRLLVGLGGALRCGAAPDCDSPTAARSPTSPLDLRAPFAALGSSLLRSPRSPRARSWDSHRLGLGGLVDDDALAEPAAGASRSRLLGLGPAQARQPFKLPQRLAKPLTTLPRDCAHASPELGHVGTAAAAVPSRKPVPCSMSYGDVKSGPEVTVTGASSHPADLGKFPAPGSLPASIGGPRRYVGSVSATEVEQSEDYTCIIAHGPNPKTTRIFGDCILEPCTLGDGVDAMEVKEGAESYWLVKCFDDGEPGEEFLSSCGSCKKKLDGNDFCIYRGEKAFCSRNCRDQEVLTEEEENITAVASLSSAGSSSSFNDDIFMAEMVVLAAPVDVHYLCSASQGS, from the exons ATGCTGCTCAGGAGGGTGGCGGCGGACGACGGCTCCTGCgccggcgtgggcgtgggcgtgggcgcagGGAGGCCGCGGCTCTTCGCCGTGCCCAGGCTGCTGGTCGGTCTCGGCGGGGCGCTCAGGTGCGGCGCCGCGCCGGACTGCGACTCGCCGACGGCGGCGCGCAGCCCGACGTCGCCGCTCGACCTCAGGGCGCCCTTCGCCGCGCTCGGCAGCTCGCTGCTCCGCTCGCCGCGCTCGCCCAGGGCCAGGAGCTGGGACTCGCACCGCCTCGGCCTCGGCGGCCTCGTCGACGACGACGCCCTCGCCGAACCCGCCGCGGGCGCCAGCAGGAGCCGCCTGCTCGGCCTCGGGCCCGCCCAGGCGCGGCAGCCGTTCAAGCTGCCGCAACGCCTCGCCAAGCCCCTCACCACCCTGCCGAGAGACTGCGCCCACGCGTCCCCGGAGCTCGGGCATGTggggaccgccgccgccgccgtccccagCCGCAAGCCGGTGCCGTGCAGCATGTCCTACGGGGATGTGAAGTCTGGTCCAGAGGTCACCGTGACCGGCGCGAGCAGCCACCCTGCCGATCTTGGGAAGTTCCCCGCGCCGGGCTCCCTGCCGGCGTCCATCGGCGGCCCGCGCCGGTACGTCGGGTCCGTGTCCGCGACGGAGGTGGAGCAGTCGGAGGACTACACCTGCATCATCGCGCACGGTCCGAACCCGAAGACCACTCGCATCTTTGGGGACTGCATCTTGGAGCCCTGCACTCTTGGTGACGGCGTGGACGCCATGGAAGTCAAGGAAGGAGCAGAATCCTACTGGCTGGTCAAGTGCTTCGATGACGGCGAGCCTGGCGAGGAGTTCTTGAGCTCCTGCGGCTCTTGCAAGAAGAAGCTGGATGGCAATGACTTCTGCATTTACCG TGGTGAGAAGGCATTCTGCAGTAGGAACTGCAGGGATCAGGAAGTCCTTACTGAAGAGGAAGAGAACATCACAGCCGTGGCCTCCCTCAGCTCGGCTGGCTCATCATCTTCCTTCAACGATGACATATTCATGGCTGAGATGGTTGTGCTGGCTGCACCAGTTGACGTCCACTACCTATGCTCCGCGAGCCAGGGTAGCTGA